The Myroides fluvii region CATTATTGCTATTAACGCCAAAGAAATTCCTTCAATATTCGCTTTAATCTTCCGTTCTGCCTTTAATTTAGAAGCGACTTTTAGCGGTATCTTTGGAGCGGCCATTGCTTGGGGAGTCAAACGCGGGATATATTCAAATGAGGCGGGACAAGGTACAGCACCACACGCGGCGGCGGCTTCAGAAACTTCTCATCCCGTAAAACAAGGACTGGTACAAGCTTTTTCTGTTTATATCGACACGCTTTTTGTTTGTACTGCTACTGCTTTCATGATCTTGTTCACACATCAGTATAATGTTTTTGATGAAGCAGGTAATTACATTATCAACAATATTCCAGATGTAGAAGTAGGATCTGCTTATACAGTCAAAGCAATTGGGGTTCATTTTCCTCTATTTGCCAGTCAATTCATTGCAATTGCATTGACTTTTTTTGCCTTTACAACCATTATGTCTTACGTATTTATAGCGGAATCCAATTTTAACTACTTGACCAATCAGCCGAAAATCATACTGCGTTGGCTGATGCGTTTAGTTTTGCTGGCTACGGTTTTCTACGCTTCGATCAATGAATCTGCAACTGCATGGAGTATTGGAGACATTGGTGTTGGCCTGATGGCTTGGATTAACTTTATCGCGATTTTATTTCTGTATAAACCCACTATTGTTGCCTTGAATGATTATATCGCACAACATAAACAAGGGCGCAATCCCATCTTTGATCCTGAAAAACTCAATATCAAAAATGCGAGTCCAATTTGGTACAAACTCTTAAAAGAAAGAAAAAGTTAGTTGAACCCTAACAAACTCTTTCCTAACTTTGTAAAAAATTAAAAAACAAAATCATGCATTTTACCATTAGACCCGCACAAAAGGAAGATTTTGATGTTGTACCTGAATTAATGCTACAAGCAATGGAAGACATTGTATTCAGTTTCATCCAACAAGAAGATATTGAAGAAGCCATTCATTTTCTTACAACCTTATTCAAAGAGCCTAATAACTTATACAGCTACCAAAATACTTTTGTAGCCGTTGACGATGAGGAAAATGTAGTTGGTTCAGTAACGGGATACAACGGAGATGACTTTATCAAGCTTAGAGAACCCGTTCTTGAATTAATGAAAAAGAAATACAACAACGATAGGATTCCCGAACCAGAAACAGAAGGAGGAGAATACTATCTCGATACAGTAGCTGTATCTCCCCTAGCACAAGGGAAAGGTGTTGGCAGTCATTTATTAAAAGCTGCTACAGATTTTGCAAAATCACAACAGCACAAACAAGTAGGATTAATCGTCGACCTAGAAAATCCCAATGCTATGAAATTATATGCTCGACTTGGATTTATTCAAGGCAAACAACTTGATTTTGTAGGTGGAGAATACTATCATATGTACATTCAATTCTAAGTCATATA contains the following coding sequences:
- a CDS encoding alanine/glycine:cation symporter family protein, translated to MGEAIKFINDLLWSNVFIILCLGAGLFFTIKTRFVQVRYIRQMVKLLFTEGSSEKGVSPFQAFSIAIAGRVGVGNIVGVATAIAYGGPGAIFWMWMIAFLGSASAFVESTLAQIYKVEKNGHYCGGPAFYIEKGLNSKKLALLFAFVTILSCVLFLPSIQGNSISISIKDAFHVPQWMTGLALCVLLSLTVFGGAKKIGRIAQVVVPFMAVIYIIMAVIIIAINAKEIPSIFALIFRSAFNLEATFSGIFGAAIAWGVKRGIYSNEAGQGTAPHAAAASETSHPVKQGLVQAFSVYIDTLFVCTATAFMILFTHQYNVFDEAGNYIINNIPDVEVGSAYTVKAIGVHFPLFASQFIAIALTFFAFTTIMSYVFIAESNFNYLTNQPKIILRWLMRLVLLATVFYASINESATAWSIGDIGVGLMAWINFIAILFLYKPTIVALNDYIAQHKQGRNPIFDPEKLNIKNASPIWYKLLKERKS
- a CDS encoding GNAT family N-acetyltransferase, coding for MHFTIRPAQKEDFDVVPELMLQAMEDIVFSFIQQEDIEEAIHFLTTLFKEPNNLYSYQNTFVAVDDEENVVGSVTGYNGDDFIKLREPVLELMKKKYNNDRIPEPETEGGEYYLDTVAVSPLAQGKGVGSHLLKAATDFAKSQQHKQVGLIVDLENPNAMKLYARLGFIQGKQLDFVGGEYYHMYIQF